A genomic region of Gallus gallus isolate bGalGal1 chromosome 19, bGalGal1.mat.broiler.GRCg7b, whole genome shotgun sequence contains the following coding sequences:
- the ELN gene encoding elastin isoform X19, producing MARQAAAPLLPGVLLLFSILPASQQGGVPGAIPGGGVPGGGFFPGAGVGGLGAGLGAGLGAGGKPLKPGVSGLGGLGPLGLQPGAGVGGLGAGLGAFPGAAFPGAASAAALKAAAKAGAGLGGVGGIGGLGGVGGVGVPGGLGVPGVVQPGVGAAGKPPKVPGAGIPGAFPGGGVLPGAGIRFPGVGVLPGVPTGTGIKAKGPGAGAFAGIPGLGGFGGQQPGVPLGYPIKAPKLPGGYRLPFVNGLGPGGIGAGVLAGKAGYPTGTGVGAQAAAAKAAAKYGAGVLPGAGGIPGVGGVVPGVGVVPGAGVGGPAAAAAAAKAAAKAGAYGAGVLPGAGGVPGVVPGVGVVPGLVPGVGGIPGVAGVGTPAGAAAAAAKAAKYGAGVPGVGVPGVGIGGVPGVPGVPGVPGVPGVPGVPGVAGVPGVPGVPGVPGVPGVVPGVGVGGPAAAAAAKAAAKAAAFGAGRVPGVGVPGAVPGVGVPGVGVPGVGVPGVGVPGVGVPGVGVPGVGVPGVGVPGVGVPGVGVPGVGVPGVGVPGLVPGAGPAAAAKAAAKAAKYGAGGLAPGVGGLAPGVGGLAPGVGGLVPGVGGLVPGVGGLAPGVGGLAPGVGAVPGVGGPAAAAKAAAKAAKYGAGVGGVPGAVPGAVPGVPGVPGVTPGVGGVPSLVPGVGVPGVGVLPGAGIPQVGVQPGAKPPKFGVPGAGVPGVGGIPGGLGVGGLGVGGLGAGAAGKPPKPGGVGGQLGFGGKPPKTYGGALGALGFRGGVGCAQGKYCGRKRK from the exons GGGTCAGTGGCCTCGGGGGACTCGGCCCTCTTGGCCTGCAGCCAG GTGCTGGGGTCGGAGGTTTGGGAGCAGGTTTGGGAGCCTTCCCCGGGGCAGCCTTCCCAGGTGCTGCGTCCGCAGCTGCTCTTAAGGCTGCGGCAAAAGCTG gtgCTGGCCTTGGTGGCGTGGGTGGAATTGGTGGCCTTGGTGGCGTGGGTGGAGTTGGCGTTCCTGGAGGCCTTGGTGTCCCAG GTGTGGTGCAGCCCGGGGTTGGTGCGGCGGGGAAGCCCCCCAAAGTGCCAG GTGCTGGCATCCCCGGAGCTTTCCCGGGTGGCGGTGTGCTCCCTGGAGCAG GTATCCGCTTCCCTGGCGTAGGCGTGCTGCCCGGCGTTCCCACCGGCACCGGGATCAAGGCGAAAGGTCCAG GAGCAGGAGCCTTCGCAGGAATCCCCG GACTGGGAGGCTTTGGAGGCCAGCAGCCCGGTGTCCCTCTGGGGTATCCCATCAAAGCTCCCAAGCTCCCAG gTGGCTATAGATTGCCCTTCGTCAATG GCCTCGGACCAGGCGGGATAGGAGCGGGGGTCCTTGCTGGGAAGGCTGGGTACCCTACTGGGACAG GTGTTGGAGCGCAGGCAGCGGCAGCAAAAGCGGCAGCTAAATACG GAGCTGGTGTCCTGCCCGGGGCTGGCGGCATCCCAGGGGTGGGCGGCGTGGTGCCCGGTGTCGGCGTTGTGCCAGgagctggag TGGGAGGcccagcagcggcagcagctgCAGCGAAGGCAGCGGCGAAGGCAGGAGCCTATG GTGCAGGGGTGCTGCCCGGGGCCGGTGGTGTCCCAGGCGTTGTGCCCGGTGTTGGCGTTGTGCCCGGCCTGGTTCCTGGCGTTGGAGGTATCCCCGGGGTGGCAG GAGTTGGGacaccagcaggagcagcagcagcagcagccaaggcaGCTAAGTACG GAGCTGGCGTTCCTGGTGTTGGCGTTCCCGGTGTTGGCATTGGAGGCGTTCCTGGTGTTCCTGGTGTTCCTGGTGTTCCTGGTGTTCCTGGTGTACCCGGTGTGCCTGGTGTAGCTGGTGTGCCTGGTGTACCTGGTGTGCCTGGTGTGCCTGGTGTTCCTGGTGTGGTACCTGGTGTTGGAG TGGGtggcccagcagctgctgctgctgcgaaggctgcagcaaaagcagccGCATTTG GAGCAGGGCGTGTACCTGGGGTTGGTGTGCCTGGTGCTGTGCCTGGGGTTGGTGTACCAGGAGTCGGTGTGCCTGGGGTTGGAGTACCTGGTGTTGGTGTTCCCGGAGTTGGTGTTCCCGGAGTTGGTGTTCCCGGAGTTGGGGTTCCCGGAGTTGGGGTTCCTGGAGTTGGGGTTCCTGGAGTTGGGGTTCCTGGAGTTGGTGTTCCTGGAGTTGGTGTGCCCGGTCTGGTGCCTG GAGCtggcccagctgctgctgccaaagcagCTGCCAAAGCTGCCAAGTACG GAGCAGGTGGCCTGGCTCCTGGTGTAGGTGGCCTGGCTCCTGGTGTAGGTGGCCTTGCTCCTGGTGTAGGTGGCCTGGTGCCTGGCGTGGGAGGCCTGGTTCCTGGTGTAGGTGGCCTTGCTCCTGGTGTAGGTGGCCTGGCCCCCGGCGTTGGAGCTGTTCCAG GTGTTGGAGGTCCGGCAGCAGCCgcaaaagcagcagctaagGCAGCCAAATATG GTGCCGGTGTTGGAGGAGTGCCAGGCGCTGTGCCAGGCGCTGTGCCCGGTGTTCCCGGTGTGCCAGGAGTGACACCTGGTGTCGGCGGTGTCCCCAGCTTGGTGCCAGGCGTAGGGGTGCCCGGTGTCGGCGTTCTCCCCGGGGCAG GCATCCCCCAGGTCGGGGTGCAGCCTGGTGCTAAGCCTCCCAAATTCG GTGTGCCCGGGGCTGGGGTCCCAGGGGTTGGTGGCATCCCAG GTGGCCTTGGGGTTGGTGGCCTCGGAGTTGGTGGCCTTGGTGCTG gagctgctggaaaaCCTCCTAAGCCAG GTGGGGTCGGCGGCCAGCTGGGATTCGGCG GGAAGCCCCCCAAGACCTACGGAGGAGCCCTGGGGGCCCTGGGCTTTAGAG gtgGAGTTGGCTGCGCACAAGGGAAATACTGTGGGAGGAAGCGGAAGTAA
- the ELN gene encoding elastin isoform 2 precursor (isoform 2 precursor is encoded by transcript variant 2), which produces MARQAAAPLLPGVLLLFSILPASQQGGVPGAIPGGGVPGGGFFPGAGVGGLGAGLGAGLGAGGKPLKPGVSGLGGLGPLGLQPGAGVGGLGAGLGAFPGAAFPGAASAAALKAAAKAGAGLGGVGGIGGLGGVGGVGVPGGLGVPGVVQPGVGAAGKPPKVPGAGIPGAFPGGGVLPGAGIRFPGVGVLPGVPTGTGIKAKGPGAGAFAGIPGLGGFGGQQPGVPLGYPIKAPKLPGGYRLPFVNGLGPGGIGAGVLAGKAGYPTGTGVGAQAAAAKAAAKYGAGVLPGAGGIPGVGGVVPGVGVVPGAGVGGPAAAAAAAKAAAKAGAYGAGVLPGAGGVPGVVPGVGVVPGLVPGVGGIPGVAGVGTPAGAAAAAAKAAKYGAGVPGVGVPGVGIGGVPGVPGVPGVPGVPGVPGVPGVAGVPGVPGVPGVPGVPGVVPGVGVGGPAAAAAAKAAAKAAAFGAGRVPGVGVPGAVPGVGVPGVGVPGVGVPGVGVPGVGVPGVGVPGVGVPGVGVPGVGVPGVGVPGVGVPGVGVPGLVPGAGPAAAAKAAAKAAKYGAGGLAPGVGGLAPGVGGLAPGVGGLVPGVGGLVPGVGGLAPGVGGLAPGVGAVPGVGGPAAAAKAAAKAAKYGAGVGGVPGAVPGAVPGVPGVPGVTPGVGGVPSLVPGVGVPGVGVLPGAGIPQVGVQPGAKPPKFGVPGAGVPGVGGIPGGLGVGGLGVGGLGAGGLGAGAAGKPPKPGVGVPGFGVSPIFPGGVGGQLGFGGKPPKTYGGALGALGFRGGVGCAQGKYCGRKRK; this is translated from the exons GGGTCAGTGGCCTCGGGGGACTCGGCCCTCTTGGCCTGCAGCCAG GTGCTGGGGTCGGAGGTTTGGGAGCAGGTTTGGGAGCCTTCCCCGGGGCAGCCTTCCCAGGTGCTGCGTCCGCAGCTGCTCTTAAGGCTGCGGCAAAAGCTG gtgCTGGCCTTGGTGGCGTGGGTGGAATTGGTGGCCTTGGTGGCGTGGGTGGAGTTGGCGTTCCTGGAGGCCTTGGTGTCCCAG GTGTGGTGCAGCCCGGGGTTGGTGCGGCGGGGAAGCCCCCCAAAGTGCCAG GTGCTGGCATCCCCGGAGCTTTCCCGGGTGGCGGTGTGCTCCCTGGAGCAG GTATCCGCTTCCCTGGCGTAGGCGTGCTGCCCGGCGTTCCCACCGGCACCGGGATCAAGGCGAAAGGTCCAG GAGCAGGAGCCTTCGCAGGAATCCCCG GACTGGGAGGCTTTGGAGGCCAGCAGCCCGGTGTCCCTCTGGGGTATCCCATCAAAGCTCCCAAGCTCCCAG gTGGCTATAGATTGCCCTTCGTCAATG GCCTCGGACCAGGCGGGATAGGAGCGGGGGTCCTTGCTGGGAAGGCTGGGTACCCTACTGGGACAG GTGTTGGAGCGCAGGCAGCGGCAGCAAAAGCGGCAGCTAAATACG GAGCTGGTGTCCTGCCCGGGGCTGGCGGCATCCCAGGGGTGGGCGGCGTGGTGCCCGGTGTCGGCGTTGTGCCAGgagctggag TGGGAGGcccagcagcggcagcagctgCAGCGAAGGCAGCGGCGAAGGCAGGAGCCTATG GTGCAGGGGTGCTGCCCGGGGCCGGTGGTGTCCCAGGCGTTGTGCCCGGTGTTGGCGTTGTGCCCGGCCTGGTTCCTGGCGTTGGAGGTATCCCCGGGGTGGCAG GAGTTGGGacaccagcaggagcagcagcagcagcagccaaggcaGCTAAGTACG GAGCTGGCGTTCCTGGTGTTGGCGTTCCCGGTGTTGGCATTGGAGGCGTTCCTGGTGTTCCTGGTGTTCCTGGTGTTCCTGGTGTTCCTGGTGTACCCGGTGTGCCTGGTGTAGCTGGTGTGCCTGGTGTACCTGGTGTGCCTGGTGTGCCTGGTGTTCCTGGTGTGGTACCTGGTGTTGGAG TGGGtggcccagcagctgctgctgctgcgaaggctgcagcaaaagcagccGCATTTG GAGCAGGGCGTGTACCTGGGGTTGGTGTGCCTGGTGCTGTGCCTGGGGTTGGTGTACCAGGAGTCGGTGTGCCTGGGGTTGGAGTACCTGGTGTTGGTGTTCCCGGAGTTGGTGTTCCCGGAGTTGGTGTTCCCGGAGTTGGGGTTCCCGGAGTTGGGGTTCCTGGAGTTGGGGTTCCTGGAGTTGGGGTTCCTGGAGTTGGTGTTCCTGGAGTTGGTGTGCCCGGTCTGGTGCCTG GAGCtggcccagctgctgctgccaaagcagCTGCCAAAGCTGCCAAGTACG GAGCAGGTGGCCTGGCTCCTGGTGTAGGTGGCCTGGCTCCTGGTGTAGGTGGCCTTGCTCCTGGTGTAGGTGGCCTGGTGCCTGGCGTGGGAGGCCTGGTTCCTGGTGTAGGTGGCCTTGCTCCTGGTGTAGGTGGCCTGGCCCCCGGCGTTGGAGCTGTTCCAG GTGTTGGAGGTCCGGCAGCAGCCgcaaaagcagcagctaagGCAGCCAAATATG GTGCCGGTGTTGGAGGAGTGCCAGGCGCTGTGCCAGGCGCTGTGCCCGGTGTTCCCGGTGTGCCAGGAGTGACACCTGGTGTCGGCGGTGTCCCCAGCTTGGTGCCAGGCGTAGGGGTGCCCGGTGTCGGCGTTCTCCCCGGGGCAG GCATCCCCCAGGTCGGGGTGCAGCCTGGTGCTAAGCCTCCCAAATTCG GTGTGCCCGGGGCTGGGGTCCCAGGGGTTGGTGGCATCCCAG GTGGCCTTGGGGTTGGTGGCCTCGGAGTTGGTGGCCTTGGTGCTGGTGGCCTTGGTGCTG gagctgctggaaaaCCTCCTAAGCCAG GGGTTGGAGTTCCCGGTTTTGGTGTGTCACCGATATTTCCAG GTGGGGTCGGCGGCCAGCTGGGATTCGGCG GGAAGCCCCCCAAGACCTACGGAGGAGCCCTGGGGGCCCTGGGCTTTAGAG gtgGAGTTGGCTGCGCACAAGGGAAATACTGTGGGAGGAAGCGGAAGTAA
- the ELN gene encoding elastin isoform X9, with product MARQAAAPLLPGVLLLFSILPASQQGGVPGAIPGGGVPGGGFFPGAGVGGLGAGLGAGLGAGGKPLKPGVSGLGGLGPLGLQPGAGVGGLGAGLGAFPGAAFPGAASAAALKAAAKAGAGLGGVGGIGGLGGVGGVGVPGGLGVPGVVQPGVGAAGKPPKVPGAGIPGAFPGGGVLPGAGIRFPGVGVLPGVPTGTGIKAKGPGAGAFAGIPGLGGFGGQQPGVPLGYPIKAPKLPGGYRLPFVNGLGPGGIGAGVLAGKAGYPTGTGVGAQAAAAKAAAKYGAGVLPGAGGIPGVGGVVPGVGVVPGAGVGGPAAAAAAAKAAAKAGAYGAGVLPGAGGVPGVVPGVGVVPGLVPGVGGIPGVAGVGTPAGAAAAAAKAAKYGAGVPGVGVPGVGIGGVPGVPGVPGVPGVPGVPGVPGVAGVPGVPGVPGVPGVPGVVPGVGVGGPAAAAAAKAAAKAAAFGAGRVPGVGVPGAVPGVGVPGVGVPGVGVPGVGVPGVGVPGVGVPGVGVPGVGVPGVGVPGVGVPGVGVPGVGVPGLVPGAGPAAAAKAAAKAAKYGAGGLAPGVGGLAPGVGGLAPGVGGLVPGVGGLVPGVGGLAPGVGGLAPGVGAVPGVGGPAAAAKAAAKAAKYGAGVGGVPGAVPGAVPGVPGVPGVTPGVGGVPSLVPGVGVPGVGVLPGAGIPQVGVQPGAKPPKFGVPGAGVPGVGGIPGGLGVGGLGVGGLGAGGLGAGLLYPGAAGKPPKPGGVGGQLGFGGKPPKTYGGALGALGFRGGVGCAQGKYCGRKRK from the exons GGGTCAGTGGCCTCGGGGGACTCGGCCCTCTTGGCCTGCAGCCAG GTGCTGGGGTCGGAGGTTTGGGAGCAGGTTTGGGAGCCTTCCCCGGGGCAGCCTTCCCAGGTGCTGCGTCCGCAGCTGCTCTTAAGGCTGCGGCAAAAGCTG gtgCTGGCCTTGGTGGCGTGGGTGGAATTGGTGGCCTTGGTGGCGTGGGTGGAGTTGGCGTTCCTGGAGGCCTTGGTGTCCCAG GTGTGGTGCAGCCCGGGGTTGGTGCGGCGGGGAAGCCCCCCAAAGTGCCAG GTGCTGGCATCCCCGGAGCTTTCCCGGGTGGCGGTGTGCTCCCTGGAGCAG GTATCCGCTTCCCTGGCGTAGGCGTGCTGCCCGGCGTTCCCACCGGCACCGGGATCAAGGCGAAAGGTCCAG GAGCAGGAGCCTTCGCAGGAATCCCCG GACTGGGAGGCTTTGGAGGCCAGCAGCCCGGTGTCCCTCTGGGGTATCCCATCAAAGCTCCCAAGCTCCCAG gTGGCTATAGATTGCCCTTCGTCAATG GCCTCGGACCAGGCGGGATAGGAGCGGGGGTCCTTGCTGGGAAGGCTGGGTACCCTACTGGGACAG GTGTTGGAGCGCAGGCAGCGGCAGCAAAAGCGGCAGCTAAATACG GAGCTGGTGTCCTGCCCGGGGCTGGCGGCATCCCAGGGGTGGGCGGCGTGGTGCCCGGTGTCGGCGTTGTGCCAGgagctggag TGGGAGGcccagcagcggcagcagctgCAGCGAAGGCAGCGGCGAAGGCAGGAGCCTATG GTGCAGGGGTGCTGCCCGGGGCCGGTGGTGTCCCAGGCGTTGTGCCCGGTGTTGGCGTTGTGCCCGGCCTGGTTCCTGGCGTTGGAGGTATCCCCGGGGTGGCAG GAGTTGGGacaccagcaggagcagcagcagcagcagccaaggcaGCTAAGTACG GAGCTGGCGTTCCTGGTGTTGGCGTTCCCGGTGTTGGCATTGGAGGCGTTCCTGGTGTTCCTGGTGTTCCTGGTGTTCCTGGTGTTCCTGGTGTACCCGGTGTGCCTGGTGTAGCTGGTGTGCCTGGTGTACCTGGTGTGCCTGGTGTGCCTGGTGTTCCTGGTGTGGTACCTGGTGTTGGAG TGGGtggcccagcagctgctgctgctgcgaaggctgcagcaaaagcagccGCATTTG GAGCAGGGCGTGTACCTGGGGTTGGTGTGCCTGGTGCTGTGCCTGGGGTTGGTGTACCAGGAGTCGGTGTGCCTGGGGTTGGAGTACCTGGTGTTGGTGTTCCCGGAGTTGGTGTTCCCGGAGTTGGTGTTCCCGGAGTTGGGGTTCCCGGAGTTGGGGTTCCTGGAGTTGGGGTTCCTGGAGTTGGGGTTCCTGGAGTTGGTGTTCCTGGAGTTGGTGTGCCCGGTCTGGTGCCTG GAGCtggcccagctgctgctgccaaagcagCTGCCAAAGCTGCCAAGTACG GAGCAGGTGGCCTGGCTCCTGGTGTAGGTGGCCTGGCTCCTGGTGTAGGTGGCCTTGCTCCTGGTGTAGGTGGCCTGGTGCCTGGCGTGGGAGGCCTGGTTCCTGGTGTAGGTGGCCTTGCTCCTGGTGTAGGTGGCCTGGCCCCCGGCGTTGGAGCTGTTCCAG GTGTTGGAGGTCCGGCAGCAGCCgcaaaagcagcagctaagGCAGCCAAATATG GTGCCGGTGTTGGAGGAGTGCCAGGCGCTGTGCCAGGCGCTGTGCCCGGTGTTCCCGGTGTGCCAGGAGTGACACCTGGTGTCGGCGGTGTCCCCAGCTTGGTGCCAGGCGTAGGGGTGCCCGGTGTCGGCGTTCTCCCCGGGGCAG GCATCCCCCAGGTCGGGGTGCAGCCTGGTGCTAAGCCTCCCAAATTCG GTGTGCCCGGGGCTGGGGTCCCAGGGGTTGGTGGCATCCCAG GTGGCCTTGGGGTTGGTGGCCTCGGAGTTGGTGGCCTTGGTGCTGGTGGCCTTGGTGCTG GGCTCTTGtatccaggagctgctggaaaaCCTCCTAAGCCAG GTGGGGTCGGCGGCCAGCTGGGATTCGGCG GGAAGCCCCCCAAGACCTACGGAGGAGCCCTGGGGGCCCTGGGCTTTAGAG gtgGAGTTGGCTGCGCACAAGGGAAATACTGTGGGAGGAAGCGGAAGTAA
- the ELN gene encoding elastin isoform X14, with the protein MARQAAAPLLPGVLLLFSILPASQQGGVPGAIPGGGVPGGGFFPGAGVGGLGAGLGAGLGAGGKPLKPGVSGLGGLGPLGLQPGAGVGGLGAGLGAFPGAAFPGAASAAALKAAAKAGAGLGGVGGIGGLGGVGGVGVPGGLGVPGVVQPGVGAAGKPPKVPGAGIPGAFPGGGVLPGAGIRFPGVGVLPGVPTGTGIKAKGPGAGAFAGIPGLGGFGGQQPGVPLGYPIKAPKLPGGYRLPFVNGLGPGGIGAGVLAGKAGYPTGTGVGAQAAAAKAAAKYGAGVLPGAGGIPGVGGVVPGVGVVPGAGVGGPAAAAAAAKAAAKAGAYGAGVLPGAGGVPGVVPGVGVVPGLVPGVGGIPGVAGVGTPAGAAAAAAKAAKYGAGVPGVGVPGVGIGGVPGVPGVPGVPGVPGVPGVPGVAGVPGVPGVPGVPGVPGVVPGVGVGGPAAAAAAKAAAKAAAFGAGRVPGVGVPGAVPGVGVPGVGVPGVGVPGVGVPGVGVPGVGVPGVGVPGVGVPGVGVPGVGVPGVGVPGVGVPGLVPGAGPAAAAKAAAKAAKYGAGGLAPGVGGLAPGVGGLAPGVGGLVPGVGGLVPGVGGLAPGVGGLAPGVGAVPGVGGPAAAAKAAAKAAKYGAGVGGVPGAVPGAVPGVPGVPGVTPGVGGVPSLVPGVGVPGVGVLPGAGIPQVGVQPGAKPPKFGVPGAGVPGVGGIPGGLGVGGLGVGGLGAGGLGAGAAGKPPKPGGVGGQLGFGGKPPKTYGGALGALGFRGGVGCAQGKYCGRKRK; encoded by the exons GGGTCAGTGGCCTCGGGGGACTCGGCCCTCTTGGCCTGCAGCCAG GTGCTGGGGTCGGAGGTTTGGGAGCAGGTTTGGGAGCCTTCCCCGGGGCAGCCTTCCCAGGTGCTGCGTCCGCAGCTGCTCTTAAGGCTGCGGCAAAAGCTG gtgCTGGCCTTGGTGGCGTGGGTGGAATTGGTGGCCTTGGTGGCGTGGGTGGAGTTGGCGTTCCTGGAGGCCTTGGTGTCCCAG GTGTGGTGCAGCCCGGGGTTGGTGCGGCGGGGAAGCCCCCCAAAGTGCCAG GTGCTGGCATCCCCGGAGCTTTCCCGGGTGGCGGTGTGCTCCCTGGAGCAG GTATCCGCTTCCCTGGCGTAGGCGTGCTGCCCGGCGTTCCCACCGGCACCGGGATCAAGGCGAAAGGTCCAG GAGCAGGAGCCTTCGCAGGAATCCCCG GACTGGGAGGCTTTGGAGGCCAGCAGCCCGGTGTCCCTCTGGGGTATCCCATCAAAGCTCCCAAGCTCCCAG gTGGCTATAGATTGCCCTTCGTCAATG GCCTCGGACCAGGCGGGATAGGAGCGGGGGTCCTTGCTGGGAAGGCTGGGTACCCTACTGGGACAG GTGTTGGAGCGCAGGCAGCGGCAGCAAAAGCGGCAGCTAAATACG GAGCTGGTGTCCTGCCCGGGGCTGGCGGCATCCCAGGGGTGGGCGGCGTGGTGCCCGGTGTCGGCGTTGTGCCAGgagctggag TGGGAGGcccagcagcggcagcagctgCAGCGAAGGCAGCGGCGAAGGCAGGAGCCTATG GTGCAGGGGTGCTGCCCGGGGCCGGTGGTGTCCCAGGCGTTGTGCCCGGTGTTGGCGTTGTGCCCGGCCTGGTTCCTGGCGTTGGAGGTATCCCCGGGGTGGCAG GAGTTGGGacaccagcaggagcagcagcagcagcagccaaggcaGCTAAGTACG GAGCTGGCGTTCCTGGTGTTGGCGTTCCCGGTGTTGGCATTGGAGGCGTTCCTGGTGTTCCTGGTGTTCCTGGTGTTCCTGGTGTTCCTGGTGTACCCGGTGTGCCTGGTGTAGCTGGTGTGCCTGGTGTACCTGGTGTGCCTGGTGTGCCTGGTGTTCCTGGTGTGGTACCTGGTGTTGGAG TGGGtggcccagcagctgctgctgctgcgaaggctgcagcaaaagcagccGCATTTG GAGCAGGGCGTGTACCTGGGGTTGGTGTGCCTGGTGCTGTGCCTGGGGTTGGTGTACCAGGAGTCGGTGTGCCTGGGGTTGGAGTACCTGGTGTTGGTGTTCCCGGAGTTGGTGTTCCCGGAGTTGGTGTTCCCGGAGTTGGGGTTCCCGGAGTTGGGGTTCCTGGAGTTGGGGTTCCTGGAGTTGGGGTTCCTGGAGTTGGTGTTCCTGGAGTTGGTGTGCCCGGTCTGGTGCCTG GAGCtggcccagctgctgctgccaaagcagCTGCCAAAGCTGCCAAGTACG GAGCAGGTGGCCTGGCTCCTGGTGTAGGTGGCCTGGCTCCTGGTGTAGGTGGCCTTGCTCCTGGTGTAGGTGGCCTGGTGCCTGGCGTGGGAGGCCTGGTTCCTGGTGTAGGTGGCCTTGCTCCTGGTGTAGGTGGCCTGGCCCCCGGCGTTGGAGCTGTTCCAG GTGTTGGAGGTCCGGCAGCAGCCgcaaaagcagcagctaagGCAGCCAAATATG GTGCCGGTGTTGGAGGAGTGCCAGGCGCTGTGCCAGGCGCTGTGCCCGGTGTTCCCGGTGTGCCAGGAGTGACACCTGGTGTCGGCGGTGTCCCCAGCTTGGTGCCAGGCGTAGGGGTGCCCGGTGTCGGCGTTCTCCCCGGGGCAG GCATCCCCCAGGTCGGGGTGCAGCCTGGTGCTAAGCCTCCCAAATTCG GTGTGCCCGGGGCTGGGGTCCCAGGGGTTGGTGGCATCCCAG GTGGCCTTGGGGTTGGTGGCCTCGGAGTTGGTGGCCTTGGTGCTGGTGGCCTTGGTGCTG gagctgctggaaaaCCTCCTAAGCCAG GTGGGGTCGGCGGCCAGCTGGGATTCGGCG GGAAGCCCCCCAAGACCTACGGAGGAGCCCTGGGGGCCCTGGGCTTTAGAG gtgGAGTTGGCTGCGCACAAGGGAAATACTGTGGGAGGAAGCGGAAGTAA